Proteins from a genomic interval of Symmachiella macrocystis:
- the nuoK gene encoding NADH-quinone oxidoreductase subunit NuoK produces MGSELNFCIFISAVLFVAGVVCMATKRNAIGVLMGVELVLNAANLNFVAFANYTALGLDGQVIALFVIVLAAAEAAVALAIALNFYNNHLTIDVDRANDLQG; encoded by the coding sequence ATGGGAAGCGAACTCAATTTTTGCATTTTTATCTCAGCCGTGCTGTTCGTGGCGGGCGTGGTCTGCATGGCCACCAAACGCAACGCGATCGGCGTGTTGATGGGCGTGGAGTTGGTGCTCAACGCCGCGAATTTGAATTTTGTGGCATTCGCGAACTATACGGCATTGGGATTAGACGGACAGGTCATTGCTCTGTTCGTGATCGTGTTGGCAGCTGCCGAAGCGGCGGTGGCCTTGGCGATCGCATTGAATTTTTACAACAACCACCTGACGATCGACGTCGACCGCGCCAACGACTTGCAAGGTTGA
- the nuoL gene encoding NADH-quinone oxidoreductase subunit L: MDPEIYKQTGDWLKCLLTIAWLLPLAGFVAEIFAGYWSTRLKKTAAYLAVGCIGTGFVCSLLASIIWLNATDWHPLTPHHAAHDEVAHGDGEDAAGEHHEPGHAEEGHAEEKHAAADHDHPVAADDTHSEAEHDGPTAVSGTYYQIAHFGKLKLDIGYYIDSLTLVMFTMVTLIATCIHVFAIGYMSDELTEDYEDHFVHVGQGHLHRPGRFYRFFAFLSLFCFSMLGLVIAGNVFMVFVFWELVGICSYLLIGFYVERKSASTAANKAFIVNRVGDFGFLIGLMILWTSFGTFTFTQPDEALAKTDPGLFQMLRDDQGQITTQMAEDESKLVVLHGAGGEESTIPYYLMVAAGIGIFCGCVGKSAQFPLQTWLPDAMEGPTPVSALVHSATMVAAGVYLVGRFYPMFMPEVLLTIAYIGGITLFMAATIAIVATDIKRVLAYSTISQLGYMMLGLGVGGWAAGLLHLITHAFFKSLMFLCSGSVIHGCHHEQEMPKMGGLRKKMPITAYTMLIGVIAITGLAIPGVLAFSGYHSKDAILATSLAYARLNGSHPLLFFLPLAGAGITAFYMFRLWFYTFAGEPRDEHVHDHAHESPWVMTAPLLILSVFAAFVAVGGEEGPLWSMLVHSEPVGVANGTEAIPPGNINLPSHAHVGEVHAEAGRYALSIAVMGGVLAYLFYGIRVLNPSDVKRQLSGVHEFLVEKWRFDELYDVMFVRPVHVVSGWISAFDRVVIDGFLHGTAKVTMDVSQIDRRFDETVIDGIVNWIGQKTFAIGRSLSVVQTGQLRQYVVFIAGGLFGVLMLVYLLSF; this comes from the coding sequence ATGGATCCGGAAATCTATAAACAAACGGGCGATTGGCTCAAATGCTTGCTGACAATCGCTTGGCTGCTGCCGTTGGCCGGTTTCGTAGCCGAAATCTTTGCCGGATATTGGAGCACGCGGCTGAAAAAGACCGCCGCCTATCTGGCCGTCGGTTGTATCGGCACAGGATTTGTCTGTAGCCTCCTCGCCTCAATAATTTGGTTGAACGCCACGGACTGGCATCCGCTCACGCCACACCACGCAGCTCACGACGAAGTCGCCCATGGTGACGGTGAAGATGCTGCCGGTGAGCACCACGAGCCGGGTCACGCCGAAGAGGGGCATGCTGAGGAAAAACATGCCGCTGCCGATCATGACCATCCTGTTGCGGCAGATGACACACACTCCGAAGCTGAGCACGACGGACCAACGGCTGTCTCAGGAACGTATTATCAGATCGCCCATTTTGGCAAATTGAAACTCGACATCGGTTATTACATCGACAGCCTAACGCTGGTGATGTTCACGATGGTCACGTTGATTGCAACCTGCATTCATGTGTTCGCCATCGGCTATATGAGTGACGAGCTGACCGAGGATTACGAAGATCACTTCGTACATGTCGGCCAAGGGCATTTGCACCGACCGGGGCGGTTCTATCGTTTCTTCGCCTTTCTGTCGCTGTTCTGCTTTTCCATGCTGGGACTGGTCATCGCGGGCAATGTGTTCATGGTGTTCGTGTTCTGGGAATTGGTCGGTATCTGCAGTTACTTATTGATTGGCTTTTATGTCGAACGCAAATCGGCCTCGACGGCTGCGAACAAAGCATTCATCGTCAACCGCGTGGGCGACTTCGGGTTTTTAATCGGACTGATGATCCTGTGGACGTCCTTCGGCACGTTCACCTTCACACAGCCGGATGAAGCACTGGCCAAGACGGATCCCGGCCTGTTCCAAATGCTGCGTGACGACCAAGGTCAGATCACAACGCAAATGGCGGAGGACGAATCGAAGTTGGTCGTGCTGCACGGTGCGGGTGGAGAAGAGTCGACGATCCCTTATTACCTCATGGTCGCCGCTGGAATCGGGATCTTTTGCGGATGTGTGGGCAAGAGTGCTCAATTTCCGCTACAGACCTGGTTACCCGACGCCATGGAAGGCCCAACGCCCGTTTCGGCACTGGTGCACTCCGCGACGATGGTAGCTGCCGGCGTGTATCTCGTCGGACGTTTCTATCCGATGTTCATGCCGGAAGTTCTACTCACCATCGCCTATATCGGTGGAATTACGCTGTTCATGGCGGCCACGATTGCCATTGTGGCGACCGACATCAAACGGGTCCTGGCTTATTCCACGATCAGCCAGCTGGGCTACATGATGCTTGGTTTGGGCGTGGGCGGCTGGGCGGCGGGTCTGTTGCACTTGATCACGCACGCCTTCTTCAAATCGTTAATGTTCCTCTGCTCAGGCAGCGTGATTCACGGTTGCCATCACGAGCAGGAGATGCCCAAGATGGGCGGACTTCGTAAAAAGATGCCGATCACGGCTTATACGATGCTGATCGGCGTGATTGCGATTACCGGTTTGGCGATTCCTGGCGTGTTGGCCTTCTCCGGTTATCACTCCAAAGATGCAATCTTGGCGACGTCGCTGGCGTACGCACGACTGAATGGTTCGCATCCGCTGTTGTTCTTCCTACCACTGGCTGGTGCGGGGATCACGGCGTTTTATATGTTCCGTCTGTGGTTTTACACCTTTGCTGGTGAACCGCGGGACGAGCATGTTCACGATCATGCCCACGAATCGCCTTGGGTGATGACCGCTCCGTTGTTGATTTTATCGGTGTTTGCCGCATTCGTTGCCGTCGGTGGCGAAGAAGGACCGCTGTGGAGCATGTTGGTGCACAGCGAACCGGTCGGTGTTGCGAATGGTACTGAGGCGATTCCGCCGGGGAACATCAACTTGCCCAGCCATGCCCACGTGGGTGAGGTGCACGCCGAAGCGGGACGCTATGCGTTGTCGATTGCGGTGATGGGTGGAGTCTTAGCGTATCTCTTTTACGGCATCCGGGTGCTGAACCCGAGTGACGTTAAACGGCAGTTGTCCGGCGTGCATGAGTTTTTAGTGGAAAAATGGCGGTTCGACGAACTGTATGACGTGATGTTCGTCCGGCCGGTGCATGTGGTCTCGGGTTGGATCTCCGCTTTTGATCGCGTGGTCATTGACGGTTTTCTGCACGGCACCGCTAAAGTGACCATGGACGTGTCCCAAATTGACCGCCGGTTTGATGAAACGGTGATCGACGGGATCGTCAACTGGATCGGCCAAAAGACGTTTGCTATTGGCCGTTCGCTGAGCGTGGTCCAAACCGGACAGTTGCGACAATATGTGGTATTTATCGCCGGCGGATTGTTCGGCGTGTTGATGCTGGTCTACTTGCTCTCGTTCTAA